In Helianthus annuus cultivar XRQ/B chromosome 8, HanXRQr2.0-SUNRISE, whole genome shotgun sequence, a single genomic region encodes these proteins:
- the LOC110869907 gene encoding uncharacterized protein LOC110869907 — MPKYAKFLKDLLRNKEKLGELSNIPLNGGCSAVVLNKLPEKLTDPGIFTIPCLFGSNTNTRALADLGARINLMPFSLYEKLDLGELAPTRMTLSLADRSVKYPRGYS; from the coding sequence ATGCCTAAGTACGCGAAGTTCTTGAAAGATCTCCTTAGGAACAAAGAGAAGTTAGGAGAGTTGTCTAACATCCCATTGAATGGGGGATGTTCCGCCGTGGTGTTAAATAAGCTTCCCGAAAAGCTTACCGATCCCGGTATTTTTACCATTCCTTGTCTATTCGGTAGCAACACCAACACTAGAGCTTTGGCCGATTTAGGTGCTAGAATCAACTTGATGCCCTTTTCTCTTTATGAGAAGCTAGACCTAGGAGAGCTTGCACCTACCCGAATGACATTGTCCCTAGCCGATCGGTCCGTTAAATACCCTAGGGGGTATAGTTGA